In Propionimicrobium sp. PCR01-08-3, one DNA window encodes the following:
- a CDS encoding DUF6297 family protein gives MLVFAVVLTGSMLVGALTQVRIPIFTCSTGSCAATISALPWLLAPFHFAVTRLVAGFLGPLSISAAMGAWVYSAPLERSNLLIRRFFGTVAVFAGLGALLGAGATVLFGVPVSWIVTMAGLGTVAACQAIGHESDHPKPRPSVWLPVIVGVAWTGAAIASLSPTLHVPVPMTVVDQLPTLVAGFSALAGVGAVYRAARRLGTLTRHRLMSAGQLQFTLSGAVQGVEAPLALDIATQSTFQSTGSRSSLVGRSSGFRALVWRDLLRLRAHPRVLIPVVLVLLGAAALAWTGPQATVVVTTPLLAIVLLPVLTGLRVTSRTPGLARCLPLSDFSQRAAYCVVPLVLVVAWSGFLVPTLVLFAGLSAPEALATASLIGVTALSAAVRFVTKNPTNLGLVIVTDAGPLPAGVIIAAVRGIDVLAIVLFSYLLGIPAWALLPLPIAALFLSLRQRRQ, from the coding sequence ATGCTCGTATTCGCTGTGGTGCTGACGGGGAGCATGCTCGTGGGCGCCCTCACACAGGTCCGCATCCCCATCTTCACCTGCTCGACCGGCAGCTGCGCCGCCACCATCTCCGCCCTTCCATGGCTGCTCGCGCCGTTCCACTTCGCGGTCACGCGATTGGTGGCCGGGTTCCTGGGCCCCTTGAGTATCTCCGCCGCCATGGGCGCATGGGTGTACTCCGCACCGCTCGAGCGCTCGAATCTGCTCATTCGGCGCTTCTTCGGCACGGTGGCCGTATTCGCCGGCCTCGGCGCGCTGCTCGGTGCTGGGGCGACGGTTTTGTTCGGCGTCCCGGTTTCATGGATCGTCACCATGGCAGGGCTCGGGACAGTTGCCGCATGCCAGGCAATTGGCCATGAGTCTGACCACCCGAAGCCACGCCCCTCCGTCTGGTTGCCGGTCATCGTGGGAGTGGCCTGGACGGGCGCAGCTATCGCCTCTTTGAGTCCAACTCTCCATGTGCCGGTACCGATGACCGTTGTGGATCAGCTGCCGACACTCGTCGCTGGTTTCTCGGCACTCGCAGGCGTCGGCGCCGTTTACCGGGCGGCACGCAGGTTGGGGACGCTGACGCGCCATCGACTCATGTCGGCCGGACAGCTTCAGTTCACATTGTCGGGCGCCGTCCAAGGCGTCGAAGCACCCTTGGCCCTGGACATCGCGACCCAAAGCACGTTCCAATCGACGGGCTCAAGGTCTTCTCTTGTGGGCAGGAGTTCCGGATTCCGCGCGCTCGTTTGGCGCGATCTGTTGCGGCTACGAGCGCACCCGCGCGTTCTCATTCCGGTCGTCCTCGTGCTGTTGGGTGCTGCCGCGCTTGCCTGGACCGGACCCCAGGCCACCGTTGTCGTCACCACGCCTTTGCTGGCCATCGTGCTGCTGCCCGTATTGACGGGATTGCGGGTGACTTCCCGGACGCCAGGGCTCGCGCGCTGTCTTCCGTTGTCTGATTTCTCTCAGCGCGCGGCATATTGTGTCGTGCCGTTGGTACTCGTGGTTGCCTGGTCGGGTTTTCTCGTCCCTACGCTGGTGCTGTTCGCTGGCTTATCGGCTCCGGAGGCGCTGGCCACCGCGTCCCTGATCGGCGTGACCGCCCTGTCGGCAGCGGTGCGTTTCGTCACCAAGAATCCGACCAATCTCGGCCTGGTTATCGTCACCGATGCCGGCCCGCTTCCGGCTGGGGTAATCATCGCTGCCGTTCGCGGCATCGACGTCCTGGCAATTGTTCTGTTCAGCTACCTACTCGGAATACCGGCATGGGCCTTGCTTCCCCTGCCGATCGCTGCCCTGTTCTTGAGCCTCCGACAACGACGCCAATGA
- a CDS encoding M23 family metallopeptidase, with amino-acid sequence MKRSILFVYRYRIPIYYAAGVLLIALLVAGKLGFRGTIPLETELAIGALVTLAVCAILSFTVPTMLPVEDTQTVASPVRGRWLGMNSPQTKVPSHGVRAYGQAYAIDLCFEPEGATRPDFGGRMPARSPNEYPAFGEPVYAMIDGVVTRSSDWRRDHLARSNWFGFIYMMIEGMIREIGGPGFIVGNHIVIRRADGVHALVAHLQRGSALVKTGDQVVTGQQIGRCGNSGNTTEPHVHAQLMDRASTWTGQGIPMKFARITLDETPEQVDSLPSDDQHMEA; translated from the coding sequence ATGAAACGCTCGATCCTATTCGTTTACCGCTATCGCATACCCATTTACTACGCCGCAGGCGTGCTTTTGATCGCTCTGCTGGTCGCCGGGAAGCTTGGCTTCCGGGGCACGATACCGCTGGAAACCGAACTCGCCATTGGCGCACTCGTCACCTTGGCGGTGTGCGCGATCCTGTCGTTCACCGTGCCCACGATGCTGCCCGTCGAAGATACCCAGACGGTTGCCTCGCCGGTGCGGGGGCGCTGGCTGGGCATGAACAGCCCGCAGACGAAGGTGCCCAGCCATGGCGTCCGTGCCTACGGCCAGGCCTACGCCATCGACCTCTGCTTCGAGCCGGAAGGAGCGACTCGACCCGACTTCGGTGGACGCATGCCCGCTCGTTCGCCGAACGAGTACCCCGCCTTCGGTGAACCCGTCTACGCCATGATCGACGGGGTCGTGACCCGTTCCTCAGACTGGCGACGTGACCACCTTGCGCGTTCGAACTGGTTCGGATTCATTTACATGATGATCGAGGGCATGATCCGTGAGATCGGCGGACCGGGATTCATTGTGGGCAATCACATTGTGATCCGCCGTGCCGATGGCGTCCATGCTTTGGTGGCCCATCTGCAGCGAGGATCGGCCCTGGTGAAAACCGGCGATCAGGTCGTGACCGGCCAACAGATCGGACGATGCGGCAATTCCGGCAACACCACTGAGCCTCATGTGCACGCCCAGCTGATGGACAGGGCCTCGACCTGGACGGGACAGGGTATCCCGATGAAGTTCGCTCGGATCACCCTCGACGAGACACCTGAGCAGGTAGATTCGCTGCCATCCGACGACCAGCACATGGAGGCGTGA
- a CDS encoding winged helix-turn-helix domain-containing protein: protein MDESMQSLRDELRDLSNRVDELEKRAQKSSSSTNPTTESDGFWALNELQSRLSDDQTTSDGAVMLVGSLTLAEGGPIAWQQTIGTSGLIESDWSEQAAVFAALGHPVRVELLRQILSGVHHTADLAAIESLGTTGQLHHHLRQLVATGWVRQTGRGSYEIPPARIVPLLICIASAER from the coding sequence ATGGACGAATCAATGCAGTCACTGCGAGACGAGTTGCGAGATCTGTCAAACCGGGTTGACGAACTCGAGAAGCGCGCACAGAAGTCATCCTCGTCCACCAATCCAACCACCGAGTCTGATGGATTCTGGGCGCTGAACGAGCTGCAATCCAGGCTTTCCGATGACCAAACAACGTCCGATGGTGCGGTGATGCTGGTTGGTTCACTCACGCTTGCAGAGGGTGGACCGATCGCCTGGCAGCAAACCATCGGCACCTCCGGACTGATCGAGTCGGATTGGTCCGAACAAGCCGCAGTATTCGCGGCACTTGGCCACCCGGTGCGCGTTGAACTACTCCGGCAGATTCTCTCCGGTGTTCACCACACGGCGGACCTGGCCGCAATTGAGTCACTCGGCACGACCGGCCAGCTGCATCACCATCTACGCCAATTGGTCGCCACCGGTTGGGTGCGCCAAACCGGACGGGGAAGCTACGAGATTCCACCCGCGCGAATAGTCCCGCTGCTGATCTGTATCGCGAGTGCAGAACGGTAA
- a CDS encoding ABC transporter ATP-binding protein — protein MSGGMSMTMDAPADSSGPAIVVHDVGYRYPKDERAVLGRVQLTVSEGRHIALIGRSGCGKSTLLSIIAGLREPDAGTVSVLGRDDPAGRLASCAIMPQGDSLLPWLNLLDNVAISLRNRGIKRPLARDRAHATLQQWGLSDWESSRPAALSGGMRQRAALARALLADKPILLADEPLGALDAITRAEIQQWLRETMIRTKATMIMVTHDVDEALLLSDRVVLLAGTQPGEPASAIASWPGWFADDRPRDRLLGDPEFARARQEILGSFAGHRMVEDGREQL, from the coding sequence ATGAGCGGAGGGATGTCGATGACCATGGACGCGCCGGCCGATTCTTCGGGACCCGCGATCGTCGTCCACGATGTCGGCTACCGCTATCCGAAAGATGAGCGCGCTGTTCTGGGAAGGGTGCAGCTCACCGTGTCCGAAGGCCGACACATCGCATTGATCGGACGCTCCGGTTGCGGCAAATCCACGCTGCTCTCCATCATCGCCGGGCTGCGCGAACCCGATGCCGGCACGGTCAGCGTGCTCGGACGCGACGACCCCGCCGGCAGGCTTGCGTCCTGCGCGATCATGCCCCAGGGCGATTCATTGCTGCCGTGGCTGAACCTGCTCGACAATGTCGCGATCAGCCTGCGCAACCGTGGCATCAAACGCCCTCTCGCCAGAGACCGAGCACATGCCACGTTGCAGCAATGGGGTTTGTCGGATTGGGAATCTTCGCGTCCGGCCGCACTATCGGGCGGTATGCGCCAGCGCGCCGCACTGGCCCGCGCACTGCTGGCCGACAAGCCCATATTGCTGGCGGACGAGCCGCTCGGGGCCCTCGACGCCATCACCCGCGCCGAGATCCAGCAATGGCTACGCGAAACGATGATTCGCACCAAGGCAACCATGATCATGGTCACCCACGACGTGGACGAAGCCCTGCTGCTCTCCGATCGAGTCGTGCTGCTGGCCGGGACGCAGCCGGGGGAGCCGGCCAGCGCGATCGCCTCGTGGCCGGGCTGGTTCGCCGATGACAGACCGCGTGACCGGCTGCTCGGAGATCCCGAATTCGCGCGCGCCCGCCAAGAGATCCTGGGATCGTTCGCGGGTCATCGGATGGTGGAAGACGGGCGGGAACAGCTATGA